A single region of the Xylanivirga thermophila genome encodes:
- a CDS encoding head fiber protein, giving the protein MAAAADEGDTVEIKIGEDGKLYAPTYPTDATESVSGLVKMAANQADSIAEDTATLVTDFNALLAKLKAAGLMAADEE; this is encoded by the coding sequence ATGGCCGCAGCTGCTGATGAGGGTGATACTGTCGAAATCAAAATTGGTGAAGATGGTAAACTGTATGCTCCAACATACCCTACCGATGCTACGGAGTCAGTCTCTGGGCTGGTAAAAATGGCTGCTAATCAAGCCGACAGCATAGCCGAGGATACAGCCACTCTTGTCACGGATTTTAATGCTCTGCTCGCTAAACTAAAAGCGGCTGGGTTAATGGCAGCAGACGAAGAATGA
- a CDS encoding head-tail connector protein codes for MTTDNLLPKVKANLILTHDADDGLLLHYIKAAVSYAESYQHVAEGYYTENIMPPTTEQAVIMLSSHFYESRDGSTAGFFADSVQAGQQVWNTVNLLLRLDRDWKV; via the coding sequence ATGACAACTGATAATCTTCTCCCTAAAGTAAAAGCAAATCTGATCCTGACGCATGACGCAGACGATGGACTTCTGCTGCATTACATCAAAGCCGCCGTCTCTTATGCGGAAAGTTATCAGCATGTTGCTGAGGGTTATTACACTGAAAACATCATGCCCCCAACTACTGAACAGGCAGTAATCATGCTGTCGAGTCATTTCTACGAAAGCAGAGATGGCTCGACAGCTGGTTTCTTCGCCGATAGCGTACAGGCGGGGCAGCAGGTTTGGAACACGGTGAACCTACTTCTTAGGCTAGACCGGGATTGGAAGGTGTAA
- a CDS encoding head-tail adaptor protein, with protein MSFGKMNTFIDIISTEPIKDKDGFAAIGDNILASVRAYKEDRHGSERWANRASFSSATSLFRFRKISDLRVTSEMVIVCDDGRYQILSVDDVRNRGMYVEVLAEKIEPTVR; from the coding sequence ATGAGTTTTGGAAAGATGAACACCTTTATTGATATCATCAGTACAGAGCCTATTAAAGACAAGGATGGTTTCGCTGCTATAGGCGATAACATACTTGCCAGTGTACGTGCCTACAAGGAAGATCGGCATGGCAGTGAGCGGTGGGCGAATAGGGCATCATTTTCTTCTGCAACTTCCCTATTTAGGTTTAGAAAAATTTCTGACCTTAGGGTGACCAGTGAAATGGTCATCGTTTGTGATGATGGCAGATATCAGATTTTAAGTGTTGATGATGTTAGAAACCGAGGCATGTATGTCGAGGTTTTAGCAGAAAAGATAGAACCAACCGTGAGGTGA
- a CDS encoding HK97-gp10 family putative phage morphogenesis protein → MAKVNIKMPEEFLLKVSQLADQTDVILPKVLEVGGEVVLDKVKGNLSKVIGKNTKYPSKSTGELLSSLGLSSAKQDRNGNFNVKVGFAEPRSDGESNAKIATIIEYGKHGQPAKPFLKPARTASRKSCINAMIAKLEEEIDKI, encoded by the coding sequence ATGGCAAAAGTGAATATAAAGATGCCAGAAGAATTCCTTTTAAAGGTATCCCAGTTAGCTGACCAGACCGATGTAATTCTTCCTAAGGTTCTGGAAGTTGGCGGTGAAGTGGTACTGGATAAAGTTAAGGGAAATTTAAGTAAAGTGATTGGTAAGAATACAAAATATCCATCCAAAAGCACTGGGGAGCTACTATCTTCACTAGGACTTTCAAGTGCAAAGCAAGATAGAAACGGAAACTTCAATGTCAAAGTTGGCTTTGCCGAGCCGCGTTCTGATGGTGAGAGCAATGCTAAAATTGCCACAATCATTGAATATGGCAAACATGGTCAGCCTGCAAAACCCTTCCTAAAGCCTGCGAGAACTGCATCTAGGAAATCTTGCATCAATGCGATGATCGCCAAGCTAGAGGAGGAGATTGATAAAATATGA
- a CDS encoding major tail protein — translation MATIGLDKLYYAKITEDSNGEETYGVPSVLAKAITAELSVELVEAILYADDGAAEVVKDFNSGTLTLGVDDIGPTVAADLTGASTDDNGVLISASESVGTPVAVGFRAQKANGTYRYFWLYRVKFGLPATNLQTKADSITFSTPTIEGTVMRRNKLDGLGKHPWKAEVTEGDPGVSSSTITGWFTEVYEPVYTPEP, via the coding sequence ATGGCAACTATCGGTTTGGATAAACTGTACTATGCAAAAATAACCGAGGACTCAAATGGCGAGGAAACCTATGGTGTGCCTTCGGTACTCGCAAAAGCCATTACCGCCGAACTTTCGGTAGAATTGGTGGAAGCAATTCTGTATGCCGATGATGGTGCTGCCGAGGTTGTGAAGGACTTTAACAGCGGTACACTCACTCTCGGTGTAGATGACATTGGCCCGACAGTAGCAGCAGATCTAACTGGTGCGTCTACCGACGACAATGGGGTATTAATTTCTGCAAGTGAGAGTGTAGGTACACCTGTTGCAGTGGGGTTTCGTGCGCAAAAGGCCAATGGAACATACCGATATTTTTGGTTGTATCGTGTTAAGTTTGGACTACCAGCAACCAACTTACAGACAAAGGCGGATTCCATTACCTTTTCTACACCTACTATTGAAGGAACAGTTATGCGTAGGAACAAGCTGGATGGGTTGGGCAAGCACCCCTGGAAAGCAGAAGTCACAGAAGGCGACCCCGGTGTTTCATCGTCCACCATAACAGGCTGGTTCACTGAAGTTTATGAACCCGTATATACACCTGAACCATAG
- a CDS encoding phage tail protein — protein MADNFGLKIGVEGEREFKNALRDINQSFKVLGSEMALVTSQFDKNDKSIQSVTARNAVLNKEIDAQKEKISTLKAALDNATSSFGENDRRTQNWQIQLNRAQAELNNMERELQQSAVEADNLGEELDNSGKSAEDSGGKFEKLGGILKGIGVAMGTVAVAAGAAAIKLGKEVVTQFGELEQNLGGSEAVFGAYAASIQKTGEEAYRNLGISQSEYLATANKMGALFQGSGIEQRKSLELTEKAMQRAADMASVMGIDMSAAMEAVTGAAKGNFTMMDNLGVAMNATNIEAYALAKGLDFTWNTATQAEKAEVAMQMFFENTQQYAGNFARESTETISGSIGLLQAALGSFTAGLGNANADMTNLTENLVDAFRAVVKNIVPVLENIVTALPPAFDAILTAIGDLLPMLLETVTSLFTQVLETLLNLLPELIPAAVDAVMTIVGALIDNLPLLINAAIELVTALVEGIGMALPQLIPAAVSAVTQIVQGLMDNLPLILDAALQLIIGLAQGLVDAIPQLTSALPVIIKAIVDFIVESIPQIIDAGIQLLTSLVTALPTIITAIVEAIPQIIDSIISAVIGSIPLIIDAGIRLLISLIQALPQIITTVVGAIPKIITSLVNAIVGNIDKIILAGVQLFVALIANLPRIIVEIVKAVPQIISGLVNAFTSYISQMAKVGGNLIKGLWQGISDAGAWLWSKISGFFGNVVSKIKNFFGISSPSKLFAGIGHNMGEGIGVGFEDAMTAVSRDMQNAVPTSFDFNYRGLSGQGNANGTNITQNISVVSPKPLSEKELAREFKNLSRKLALEY, from the coding sequence ATGGCGGACAATTTTGGATTGAAAATAGGCGTCGAGGGCGAGCGTGAGTTTAAGAACGCCCTACGAGATATCAATCAGTCCTTTAAGGTGCTGGGCAGTGAAATGGCACTTGTGACCAGCCAGTTTGATAAAAACGATAAATCTATCCAGTCGGTCACTGCTCGTAATGCGGTTTTGAATAAAGAAATCGACGCACAGAAAGAAAAGATTTCAACCCTTAAGGCCGCTCTTGATAATGCCACCTCCTCTTTCGGTGAAAATGACCGCCGCACTCAAAACTGGCAGATTCAGCTGAACAGAGCTCAGGCAGAACTCAATAATATGGAGCGTGAACTTCAGCAGTCTGCGGTTGAAGCAGATAATCTCGGTGAAGAGTTAGACAACTCAGGCAAAAGTGCGGAAGATTCTGGAGGTAAATTTGAAAAGCTTGGTGGTATACTCAAGGGCATCGGTGTGGCTATGGGCACAGTTGCAGTTGCTGCTGGAGCTGCTGCTATAAAATTGGGTAAAGAGGTAGTTACCCAGTTTGGAGAATTGGAACAAAACCTAGGTGGCTCAGAAGCAGTCTTTGGAGCGTATGCTGCTTCAATTCAAAAAACCGGTGAAGAAGCCTATAGAAATCTCGGAATTTCCCAAAGTGAGTATTTGGCAACGGCTAATAAAATGGGTGCATTGTTCCAAGGCTCTGGCATTGAACAGCGAAAAAGTCTTGAATTGACAGAAAAAGCGATGCAACGTGCAGCAGATATGGCATCCGTTATGGGTATAGATATGTCCGCTGCCATGGAAGCGGTTACGGGAGCGGCAAAAGGCAACTTTACCATGATGGATAACTTAGGTGTTGCCATGAATGCTACAAACATCGAAGCTTATGCTCTTGCTAAGGGACTAGATTTCACTTGGAATACCGCTACACAAGCGGAAAAAGCGGAAGTCGCAATGCAGATGTTTTTTGAGAACACACAGCAGTATGCCGGAAACTTTGCGAGAGAGTCAACTGAGACCATTTCTGGTTCTATTGGGTTATTACAAGCTGCACTTGGCTCTTTTACAGCAGGACTCGGTAACGCTAATGCAGACATGACAAATTTGACGGAAAATCTTGTGGATGCATTCCGTGCAGTCGTTAAAAATATCGTGCCTGTTTTAGAAAACATCGTAACCGCACTCCCGCCTGCGTTCGATGCGATTTTAACAGCAATAGGTGACCTGCTTCCGATGTTGTTGGAAACTGTCACGAGCCTGTTCACGCAGGTGTTGGAGACACTCTTGAACTTATTGCCTGAACTGATTCCAGCGGCAGTAGATGCAGTAATGACGATTGTCGGTGCGTTGATTGATAATCTTCCACTGCTCATAAATGCAGCAATAGAACTGGTAACCGCACTTGTGGAGGGTATTGGCATGGCTCTACCGCAACTCATACCCGCAGCAGTTTCGGCAGTCACGCAGATTGTTCAAGGATTAATGGATAACCTACCACTTATTTTGGATGCCGCTTTGCAGTTGATTATAGGATTGGCACAGGGATTGGTAGATGCAATACCTCAACTAACATCTGCCTTACCTGTCATCATAAAAGCAATAGTGGATTTTATAGTGGAATCCATTCCACAGATTATTGATGCAGGTATTCAATTATTGACTTCACTGGTTACAGCACTACCTACTATCATCACAGCAATCGTGGAAGCAATCCCGCAGATTATCGACAGTATTATCAGTGCAGTTATTGGGTCAATTCCATTGATTATAGATGCGGGCATACGTCTATTAATATCGCTCATACAGGCACTCCCACAAATTATCACTACTGTGGTTGGGGCTATTCCGAAAATAATAACATCCTTGGTAAACGCTATTGTAGGTAACATCGACAAGATCATCTTGGCCGGTGTTCAGCTGTTTGTGGCATTAATTGCGAATCTTCCAAGGATAATAGTAGAGATCGTCAAGGCTGTTCCTCAGATTATTTCAGGATTGGTCAATGCTTTTACCAGTTATATAAGCCAGATGGCTAAAGTAGGTGGAAACTTAATCAAAGGTCTGTGGCAAGGTATTTCAGATGCAGGTGCATGGCTATGGAGTAAAATCTCTGGATTTTTCGGCAACGTTGTATCAAAGATTAAGAATTTCTTCGGCATCAGTTCACCTTCAAAGCTATTTGCTGGAATTGGCCACAATATGGGTGAAGGTATCGGTGTAGGTTTTGAGGATGCAATGACAGCAGTTTCAAGGGATATGCAAAATGCTGTACCAACTAGTTTTGATTTTAATTACAGAGGTTTATCTGGGCAAGGGAATGCCAATGGTACAAATATCACTCAAAATATCTCTGTTGTGTCACCAAAGCCTCTATCTGAAAAAGAATTAGCCAGGGAATTCAAAAATCTGTCTCGCAAACTGGCACTAGAATATTAA
- a CDS encoding phage tail family protein: MELTYINSSGESITLKQSRPYFLTKIDGTGNIRQTVNTFKAPDQDGAFYISSTLDMRNITLEGTVVADYLDEAYVRRQRFLKIFTPKMRGTLLYRGRQIACVVEEAGFTVSTRQRIPNFFVSLLCPSPFFETLDEVREELASWIPLFEFELEIPVSGMEFGMRQPNQIITVENIGDVSCGCEIVFRALGTVTNPELLNIDTGEYIRLLTTMSAGDELRVYTHFAGKRVVQVVGSTVTNAFSLLDTNSTFFQLAAGTNTLRYDASVNMELLEVSIYFRPQFLGV; encoded by the coding sequence GTGGAACTTACTTATATTAACTCAAGCGGTGAGAGTATCACCCTAAAACAAAGCCGCCCGTATTTTCTTACCAAGATAGACGGAACAGGCAACATACGCCAGACCGTTAATACATTTAAGGCACCGGATCAAGACGGTGCTTTTTATATTTCCTCCACACTGGATATGCGTAATATCACGCTAGAAGGTACGGTCGTAGCGGATTATCTTGACGAGGCTTATGTACGGAGACAGAGATTTCTTAAGATATTTACTCCAAAAATGCGAGGGACTCTTTTGTATCGTGGACGGCAAATTGCTTGTGTGGTAGAGGAAGCAGGTTTTACTGTTTCTACTAGGCAACGCATACCAAACTTCTTTGTAAGTTTACTATGTCCATCCCCTTTCTTCGAAACATTAGATGAGGTGAGAGAGGAACTGGCATCATGGATACCTCTGTTTGAGTTTGAATTGGAGATACCAGTAAGTGGTATGGAGTTTGGAATGCGTCAGCCGAACCAAATCATCACAGTAGAAAACATTGGTGATGTATCTTGTGGATGCGAAATCGTATTTCGAGCACTGGGTACGGTTACCAACCCTGAACTACTAAACATAGACACGGGAGAATATATCCGCCTTCTCACTACAATGAGTGCTGGTGATGAACTTCGTGTGTATACCCATTTCGCTGGTAAGCGTGTGGTCCAGGTTGTAGGGTCAACGGTTACAAATGCTTTTTCACTATTGGACACCAATTCAACGTTTTTTCAGCTTGCTGCAGGTACTAACACACTGCGCTATGACGCTTCAGTTAATATGGAACTGTTGGAGGTCAGTATTTACTTTCGTCCACAATTTCTGGGGGTGTGA
- a CDS encoding siphovirus ReqiPepy6 Gp37-like family protein, with translation MELYIFNTNRELVGIMESFEYLRWTRRYSQCGSFELKAIATQENAELLKEGNIIWKNDDEEAGIIEHLSLSQTDQEFITVSGRFATSFLARRIIWQTEKLSGDISDCVEQLIENNLINPSDVARKISGISFSSPSLDIPISTQISYRNLMDAVTELCEVSEVGIKTIFTPETGVFTMMLYKGTESQAVFSKEYENLTEQVYTVSAADFANTALIGGEGEGAERTFVAITSGSGETRHEIFVDAKDLRAEDFGVDYINTLIFRGQSKLNEQVIRYSFDTSVNPHGNLTYKVDFDLGQVVKVISKAWGVSMTTRIAEVEETYDADGQSISVVFGKSELTIAQKIRSDMSEIKTALSAPTGISDIAEALGNVSETLGDIHDLDPNIQGDTVTDSINNLFGKLPSLEVIVGEGAISIGQYALHHMSPGDAFYFTSWSGNKFSDQPSDDGHVFLVKHSGDNTGNGYQRAMGFFISRNTMTFYVISVFVFNNPSGEANWLNINNDPITTARIANGAVTGAKIAERTITATKISSAFTDYSMTEQNTGRLWIDGKVIYRKVVNLGSLPNATPGSVAHGIANLSTVVSLSGFATNGTNFLPLPLARYNNFASQIGLYVDKTNVVVEPGIDRTDYTGYVVIEYTKTI, from the coding sequence ATGGAACTATATATCTTTAATACAAACCGGGAGCTTGTGGGCATCATGGAATCTTTTGAATATCTTCGATGGACACGGCGTTATTCTCAGTGTGGTTCATTTGAATTAAAAGCCATAGCCACACAAGAGAATGCCGAACTTCTAAAAGAAGGAAATATCATTTGGAAGAACGATGATGAAGAAGCTGGGATTATTGAGCATCTTTCCTTGTCTCAGACGGATCAGGAATTTATTACGGTAAGTGGTCGCTTTGCCACGTCCTTTCTTGCTAGACGCATTATATGGCAAACGGAGAAATTGTCCGGTGACATTTCTGATTGTGTGGAGCAACTTATAGAAAATAATCTTATCAATCCTTCTGATGTAGCAAGAAAGATCAGCGGTATATCCTTTTCATCCCCAAGCCTGGATATACCCATTAGCACCCAGATTTCGTACCGCAACTTGATGGACGCAGTGACGGAACTATGTGAAGTTTCGGAGGTTGGTATCAAGACTATTTTTACTCCTGAAACAGGGGTTTTTACAATGATGCTGTATAAGGGGACTGAATCACAGGCAGTGTTCTCTAAGGAGTATGAGAACCTAACTGAGCAGGTTTATACAGTAAGTGCAGCAGATTTTGCTAACACTGCTCTTATAGGTGGAGAGGGTGAAGGTGCAGAGCGGACATTTGTAGCAATTACAAGTGGGTCGGGAGAAACTCGACATGAGATTTTTGTGGATGCTAAAGACCTACGGGCAGAAGATTTTGGAGTGGACTATATCAATACGCTGATTTTTCGTGGGCAGAGCAAGCTAAATGAGCAAGTAATACGATATTCCTTTGATACATCAGTTAACCCACATGGCAACCTTACTTATAAGGTAGACTTTGACCTTGGGCAGGTTGTTAAGGTTATTTCCAAAGCATGGGGTGTATCTATGACAACACGAATCGCTGAAGTGGAGGAGACATATGACGCGGACGGTCAAAGCATCAGTGTAGTATTCGGAAAGAGCGAGCTAACAATAGCTCAAAAAATTCGCTCTGATATGAGTGAGATTAAAACTGCATTATCTGCCCCAACTGGCATCTCTGATATTGCAGAAGCGTTAGGCAATGTGTCAGAAACACTTGGAGATATTCATGACCTTGACCCCAATATCCAAGGAGATACTGTTACCGATAGTATCAACAATCTGTTTGGGAAACTGCCCTCACTTGAGGTAATTGTTGGAGAAGGAGCTATATCGATCGGTCAGTATGCCCTGCACCATATGAGTCCTGGAGATGCTTTTTATTTCACCTCATGGAGCGGCAACAAATTCAGTGATCAGCCAAGCGATGACGGGCATGTCTTTTTGGTAAAGCATAGCGGGGATAACACGGGAAACGGATATCAGCGGGCAATGGGATTTTTTATATCTCGCAACACAATGACGTTTTATGTGATATCTGTTTTTGTATTTAACAATCCGTCTGGTGAAGCGAACTGGTTGAATATTAATAACGATCCAATAACTACAGCACGGATTGCAAATGGAGCGGTCACTGGTGCCAAGATTGCAGAACGAACGATTACTGCAACTAAAATCTCCTCTGCGTTTACTGATTACTCTATGACAGAACAAAACACAGGGCGTCTATGGATAGATGGTAAGGTAATATATCGAAAAGTTGTAAACCTCGGCTCCCTTCCCAATGCTACTCCTGGGAGCGTAGCCCATGGTATTGCAAACCTAAGTACAGTTGTTAGTTTATCCGGCTTTGCAACAAATGGCACCAACTTCTTGCCACTACCGCTTGCACGGTATAACAACTTCGCTTCACAAATCGGTCTCTATGTGGATAAAACAAATGTCGTTGTTGAACCAGGTATTGACCGGACAGATTATACGGGCTACGTGGTTATCGAGTATACGAAAACCATCTAG
- a CDS encoding phage holin family protein, which translates to MKEIWNWIQLAFAAVGAFLGWFLGGFDGFLYTLVTFVAIDYLTGVLCAITDKKLSSEIGAKGIFKKVLIFVMVGIAHILDTQILGSAGYDGSALRTAVIFFYLSNEGVSILENAGHIGLPIPEKLKAVLKQLHGRDEEPPKPGDEI; encoded by the coding sequence GTGAAAGAGATTTGGAATTGGATACAGTTAGCTTTTGCGGCTGTTGGTGCTTTTCTTGGATGGTTTCTCGGCGGGTTTGACGGATTTCTATATACACTGGTCACTTTTGTAGCTATTGATTATCTGACAGGTGTCCTTTGTGCGATTACAGATAAAAAGCTGTCCAGCGAAATTGGTGCCAAGGGAATTTTCAAAAAGGTGCTCATCTTTGTAATGGTAGGTATCGCTCATATTCTTGATACACAAATTTTGGGGAGTGCAGGATATGATGGCAGCGCTTTGCGAACGGCGGTAATCTTTTTCTATCTAAGTAACGAGGGTGTATCCATTTTGGAGAATGCAGGTCATATTGGGCTACCCATCCCAGAAAAACTAAAGGCGGTTCTTAAGCAACTACATGGTCGTGATGAGGAACCTCCTAAGCCAGGTGATGAAATATGA
- a CDS encoding N-acetylmuramoyl-L-alanine amidase, with protein sequence MKLYKLILTNNACYKAGKTIKPKGIMVHSTGANNPWLKRYVGPDDGLLGKNQYNNHWNQDKPGGRQVCVHAFIGKLADGSIATYQTLPWNHRGWHAGGDANNTHIGFEICEDGLTDASYFSAVYKEAVELCVHLCKLYGLSEKDIICHSEGYKQGIASNHADVMHWFPKHGKTMDTFRADVKKLLSEEEKSAEPAKKKYYRVQIGAYTVKANAEAQLAKAKKAGFTDAFIKYD encoded by the coding sequence ATGAAATTATACAAACTAATACTTACGAACAACGCCTGCTACAAAGCAGGCAAAACAATAAAACCGAAGGGTATAATGGTTCATTCAACAGGGGCTAACAACCCGTGGTTGAAGAGATATGTTGGTCCAGATGACGGTTTGCTCGGAAAGAACCAATACAACAATCATTGGAATCAGGATAAACCCGGAGGTCGTCAAGTTTGTGTCCATGCTTTTATTGGTAAGTTAGCAGATGGCTCCATTGCCACATACCAAACATTGCCTTGGAATCATCGTGGTTGGCATGCTGGAGGAGATGCGAATAACACGCATATAGGATTTGAGATTTGCGAGGACGGTCTAACCGATGCCTCGTATTTTTCTGCTGTTTATAAGGAAGCAGTAGAGCTTTGTGTACATCTTTGCAAACTCTATGGACTAAGTGAGAAGGATATCATCTGTCATAGTGAAGGCTATAAGCAAGGTATAGCCAGTAACCATGCGGATGTTATGCACTGGTTTCCTAAGCATGGCAAGACCATGGATACCTTTAGAGCAGATGTTAAGAAACTTCTAAGCGAAGAAGAAAAATCAGCAGAACCAGCGAAAAAGAAATACTATCGTGTACAAATAGGTGCATACACTGTCAAAGCAAATGCTGAGGCACAGCTTGCAAAAGCTAAAAAGGCGGGATTTACGGATGCATTTATTAAGTATGATTAA
- a CDS encoding DUF1974 domain-containing protein, whose protein sequence is MKISDGVIDKSIQLKKMSQEQLQREFDYIQAEKLLRKMLQKGLITEAEFNKIEALNRQSFSPFLAEIMP, encoded by the coding sequence ATGAAGATCTCAGATGGGGTTATAGACAAAAGCATCCAATTAAAGAAAATGTCACAGGAGCAGCTACAGCGTGAGTTTGATTATATTCAAGCAGAGAAATTACTTAGAAAGATGCTCCAAAAAGGTTTAATAACGGAAGCAGAATTCAACAAGATAGAGGCACTTAATCGCCAATCTTTCTCTCCTTTTTTAGCAGAGATAATGCCCTGA
- a CDS encoding recombinase family protein yields the protein MKKITKIEGNKVASIIKPKLRVAAYCRVSTGGDEQLVSLQAQKSHYETYIKANPEWEYVGLYYDEGISGTKKENRTELLRMLSDCENKKIDLIITKSISRFARNTTDCLEMVRKLLDLGIYIYFEKENINTQSMESELMLTILSGLAESESISISENNKWAIQRRFQNGTFKISYPPYGYDNIDGQMVVNPEQVEIVKYIFAEVLSGKGTQKIADDLNQKGIPSKRGGRWTATTIRGILKNEKYTGDVILQKTYTDSRFNKRTNYGEKNRYLIENHHEAIISHEVFEAVEAALNQRAKEKGIEKRNDKYQNRYSFSGKIICSECGSTFKRRIHSSGTRKYVAWCCSKHLKQITECSMQFIRDEDIKTAFVTMINKLIFGRKLILQPLLDALRGMSNSDNLSRIQELEKQIEKNAEQRELLVKLMAKGYLEPALFNRENNELQMEADNYMGQKEALIHALNGELSKVQEVSNLIKFTNKAEMINTFSEQIFNDYVEKIIVFSRVEIGFVLKCGITLRERM from the coding sequence ATGAAAAAGATAACGAAAATAGAAGGAAATAAGGTTGCATCGATTATCAAACCTAAACTAAGAGTGGCCGCATACTGTCGTGTTTCTACGGGTGGTGATGAACAGTTAGTAAGTCTACAAGCACAAAAATCCCATTATGAGACTTACATAAAGGCAAACCCAGAATGGGAGTATGTTGGCTTGTATTATGATGAGGGAATTAGTGGCACTAAAAAAGAAAACCGAACGGAACTTCTCAGGATGCTGTCAGATTGTGAAAATAAGAAGATCGACTTAATTATTACAAAGTCCATTAGTAGGTTTGCAAGAAACACTACGGATTGTTTGGAGATGGTTCGTAAACTGTTGGACCTTGGGATTTATATCTACTTTGAGAAAGAGAATATCAATACCCAATCAATGGAAAGTGAACTGATGCTTACTATATTAAGCGGGCTTGCAGAAAGTGAGTCAATCTCCATTTCGGAAAATAACAAGTGGGCAATTCAAAGGAGATTTCAGAACGGAACTTTTAAGATTTCTTACCCACCATATGGCTATGACAACATTGATGGACAAATGGTGGTAAACCCTGAGCAAGTAGAAATTGTGAAGTATATTTTCGCAGAAGTACTATCAGGCAAGGGTACACAGAAAATAGCAGATGATCTTAATCAAAAGGGTATCCCCTCTAAAAGAGGCGGCCGTTGGACGGCTACGACAATTCGAGGAATTCTAAAAAATGAGAAATATACCGGGGATGTTATACTGCAAAAAACCTATACAGATTCCCGTTTTAATAAGCGCACCAATTATGGTGAGAAAAACAGATATTTAATAGAAAATCACCATGAGGCAATTATCAGCCATGAAGTGTTTGAAGCAGTAGAGGCTGCCTTAAATCAAAGGGCAAAAGAAAAGGGAATAGAAAAGCGTAATGATAAGTACCAAAACCGGTATTCTTTCTCCGGAAAAATTATTTGCTCGGAATGTGGTAGCACCTTTAAAAGACGAATTCATTCATCCGGCACAAGAAAATATGTAGCCTGGTGTTGTAGTAAACACTTAAAGCAGATAACAGAATGTTCCATGCAGTTTATTCGAGATGAGGATATAAAGACGGCCTTTGTTACTATGATTAACAAGCTGATTTTCGGAAGAAAACTTATTCTACAACCACTATTAGATGCTTTGCGTGGAATGAGCAACTCAGATAACCTTTCAAGAATTCAGGAATTAGAGAAGCAAATTGAAAAAAATGCAGAACAGAGAGAACTGCTTGTAAAGCTTATGGCAAAGGGTTATCTAGAACCTGCCCTTTTTAACAGAGAAAACAATGAACTGCAAATGGAAGCAGATAATTATATGGGGCAAAAAGAAGCTTTAATTCATGCTTTAAATGGAGAATTATCAAAGGTGCAGGAAGTCAGTAACTTAATAAAGTTTACAAATAAGGCTGAAATGATAAATACCTTTAGCGAGCAAATTTTCAATGATTATGTTGAAAAAATTATCGTTTTCTCAAGGGTAGAGATAGGTTTCGTTCTGAAATGTGGAATCACACTAAGGGAAAGGATGTGA
- a CDS encoding recombinase family protein, with product MWNHTKGKDVRKVAHTPYGYRIENGIAVIDEEKAEKVRNLYKGYLSGLSLSVAAKSAGIDAYHGTAGRMLRNERYLGDDYYPAIIDKETYEKAEAERIKRAKKLGRIFEPKTEDKPTISKKFTIGQVIQKYTNPFTQAEYVYSLIESEVQQDGS from the coding sequence ATGTGGAATCACACTAAGGGAAAGGATGTGAGAAAAGTGGCACATACGCCTTATGGCTATAGGATAGAGAATGGAATAGCAGTTATCGATGAAGAAAAAGCTGAAAAGGTTAGGAATTTATATAAGGGTTACTTATCAGGCCTTTCCTTATCGGTCGCGGCAAAGTCTGCTGGAATAGATGCTTATCATGGAACTGCTGGAAGGATGCTAAGAAATGAACGTTATCTTGGTGATGATTATTACCCTGCCATCATTGATAAAGAAACCTACGAAAAAGCAGAAGCAGAGAGGATAAAGAGAGCAAAAAAGCTAGGCAGAATCTTTGAACCCAAGACAGAAGATAAACCTACTATTTCTAAGAAATTTACCATAGGACAAGTAATTCAGAAGTATACAAATCCTTTTACACAAGCGGAATATGTATACAGCTTAATAGAAAGTGAGGTGCAGCAAGATGGCAGTTAA